One genomic region from Scylla paramamosain isolate STU-SP2022 unplaced genomic scaffold, ASM3559412v1 Contig96, whole genome shotgun sequence encodes:
- the LOC135098972 gene encoding serine/threonine-protein phosphatase 6 regulatory ankyrin repeat subunit A-like isoform X2, with translation MLQRGASSSAWRPSRLSPLPPPHTSRQSPRCTPPVTVATWRYWSSWRVLAGPLTARDSDGDTPLHHAAAGGSVTCQEWLEQRGGDPRVQNKAGHTPRDKELVTAVGEGDEARVRSSLARGARSEITVLSGTGMSGSLVSVAAINDHHHLLRCLQQAGLSIEGGGTTDRTPLMEAAWKGHTQTVKALLNLGANPQATDSEEWTALHHAAAWGQQQCVAALTPVTRPTPAHLETYTPVHAASYHGHVEVLEQLAGAGWPLTARESDGNTPLHRAVWGGSVTCLRWLVERGGDPRVQNNNGHTPLDMAVQFNRHEVETWLVKNGGAVVRNEDQRVQEVRIWRRMHENNHNTVLSYMMEGNEAAMSLIPETYDGHLLNQEGLTPLHAVALRGASSRVVQALLRRGVSPHVITPENMTPADLARQEGHHLVIKGLQCHRCEKAYCCRLRVEQRRLVEVSRALVEGISNLLEDIEGSTPWLAAWRSGEDTDHATLSDLLAKAAAANCPVTAAFLQSAGAWPFFSQASGGSALHAALDAGHQTMAEALIRDLGGCPYVPDTHGRLPVHMMSDEERQRLEQRLFEEEQEKLKDLELLQKADREKAAARTALDVQKVLFDSHKNGEDKNVSAGDGRAALLLAAHKGLLQLTHLLLREGRRPVDEVVDDTCGTTALHQAASHGQDGCVALLLSAGANTQQRDSYGQTPRLLAAMFGHTSTADLLAQQDVQDVPCRAGTTAKQVTRGFEAYLQLYEKYAHDPLTPFDRHNPDGVTRKLMKCIRVGKLQQEAQRVAVDLSEGEALQIHEAVMAELKVIMDNVSAADPTYRGDLRLAGSSRDGSKLYAPDEFDVNIVIHGDDVGVNVSERRKEEALLKGRLQISVKIDNPNLKGNSFMANLYKKVHRCLAGHTLQDERLSLVPPGLTSTQVGVALALAWQGREYPLLLVGVDLVPVLEVPWLEQIPRPFLTPGDTTTMQLSNAADGSWRCSFALTEAKVLGTLSPAERHLQLMGKLLLSRLKAERWMPRHKKSFCTWFATREWNIPVPSGFCFKNAFLRWLEYRRRGERHHAKQLAAGREGDPARWLVQVFRLMCADPEESRERLTTQNSSAYFGGDCEGRKPGDGAPVIVQCLEEDLEKLWPGSSGPPRPEPRQPGGGEHTGGAASLDAEDATPR, from the exons ATGCTGCAGCGCGGGGCCAGCAGCAGTGCGTGGCGGCCCTCACGCCTgtcacccctcccacccccgcACACCTCGAGGCAGTCACCCCGGTGCACGCCGCCAGTCACCgtggccacgtggaggtactggagcagctggcgGGTGCTGGCTGGCCCCCTCACCGCTAGGGACAGTGATGGCGACACACCCCTGCACCATGCTGCGGCGGGCGGCAGTGTGACATGTCAGGAATGGCTGGAGCAGCGAGGTGGTGACCCGCGCGTGCAAAACAAGGCAGGACACACACCCAGGGACAAG gaactaGTCACTGCTGTGGGTGAAGGAGACGAGGCAAGGGTGAGGTCGTCCCTCGCCAGGGGTGCCCGTTCAGAAATCACCGTCCTCTCTGGTACTGGGATGTCGGGGAGTCTGGTAAGTGTGGCTGCCAtcaatgaccaccaccacctgctgcgTTGCTTACAGCAGGCGGGGTTGAGCATAGAGGGTGGAGGCACCACCGACAGGACACCGCTGATGGAGGCTGCCTGGAAGGGCCACACCCAGACAGTGAAGGCACTGCTGAACCTCGGTGCGAACCCTCAGGCGACGGATAGTGaag aatgGACAGCCCTCCATCATGCTGCAGCGTGGGGCCAGCAGCAGTGCGTGGCGGCCCTCACGCCTGTCACCCGTCCCACCCCCGCACACCTCGAGACATATACCCCGGTGCACGCCGCCAGTTACCatggccacgtggaggtactggagcagctggcgggtgctggctggcccctcaccgcTAGGGAAAGTGATGGCAACACACCCCTGCACCGTGCTGTGTGGGGCGGTAGCGTGACATGTCTGCGATGGCTGGTAGAGCGAGGTGGTGACCCGCGCGTGCAAAATAATAATGGACACACCCCGCTGGACATGGCCGTGCAGTTTAACCGCCACGAGGTGGAGACTTGGCTGGTCAAAAATGGTGGCGCTGTTGTGAGGAACGAGGATCAGCGTGTGCAGGAAGTG AGAATATGGCGGCGCATGCATGAAAACAACCACAACACAGTCCTGTCCTATATGATGGAGGGCAACGAGGCAGCCATGTCCCTCATCCCCGAGACTTATGACGGTCACCTGCTGAACCAGGAAGGCCTGACACCCCTCCACGCCGTGGCGCTGCGCGGGGCTTCCAGTCGTGTAGTGCAGGCTTTGCTGAGACGCGGCGTGAGCCCTCATGTGATCACCCCTGAGAACATGACCCCCGCTGACCTGGCACGGCAAGAAGGCCATCACCTAGTGATTAAGGGACTACAGTGCCACCGGTGTGaaaag GCCTACTGCTGCCGGCTGCGTGTGGAGCAGCGTCGTCTGGTAGAGGTCAGCCGCGCTCTTGTCGAGGGCATTAGCAATCTGCTGGAAGACATCGAGGGAAGTACTCCGTGGCTGGCTGCCTGGCGATCGGGCGAGGACACTGACCACGCAACTCTGAGCGACCTCCTGGCAAAGGCTGCGGCTGCCAACTGCCCCGTGACTGCCGCCTTCCTGCAGAGTGCAGGGGCGTGGCCTTTCTTTAGCCAAGCCTCGGGTGGCAGCGCCCTGCACGCAGCGCTGGACGCCGGCCACCAGACCATGGCCGAGGCGCTGATCAGGGACCTCGGGGGCTGCCCTTACGTGCCGGACACACACGGTCGCCTTCCAGTGCACATGATGAGTGACGAGGAGCGACAGAGGCTGGAGCAG AGGCTCTtcgaggaggagcaagagaagctGAAGGATCTGGAGCTTCTGCAGAAAGCAGATCGCGAGAAGGCGGCGGCACGGACAGCGCTGGACGTACAGAAGGTTCTTTTTGATAGCCACAAGAATGGAGAGGACAAGAATGTTTCTGCAGGTGATGGCCGCGCCGCCCTGCTGCTGGCCGCTCACAAAGGCCTTCTGCAGCTGACTCATCTGCTGCTGCGGGAGGGTCGCCGCCCCGTGGACGAGGTGGTGGACGACACCTGCGGCACCACCGCCCTCCACCAGGCGGCCTCGCACGGCCAGGACGGTTGCGTGGCGCTGCTGCTGAGCGCAGGCGCCAACACACAGCAGCGCGACAGCTACGGCCAGACCCCCCGACTCCTTGCTGCCATGTTTGGCCACACAAGCACTGCTGACTTGCTGGCCCAACAAGATGTGCAGGACGTTCCTTGCCGCGCGGGCACCACCGCCAAGCAAGTGACGCGAGGATTTGAAGCATACTTGCAGCTTTATGAGAAGTATGCCCATGATCCTCTGACTCCATTTGACCGCCACAACCCCGACGGCGTCACAAGGAAGCTTATGAAATGCATACGTGTAGGAAAACTGCAACAGGAGGCTCAGCGGGTGGCTGTTGACTTATCAGAAGGTGAGGCCCTTCAAATACACGAGGCGGTGATGGCGGAACTGAAAGTCATCATGGATAATGTGTCAGCCGCGGACCCCACCTACCGCGGCGACCTGAGGCTGGCGGGCAGCTCTCGGGACGGCTCCAAGTTGTACGCCCCAGATGAGTTTGACGTAAATATCGTGATTCACGGTGATGACGTAGGAGTAAATGttagtgagagaaggaaggaggaagcccTGCTGAAGGGCAGGTTACAGATCTCTGTGAAGATTGACAACCCCAACCTTAAGGGGAATAGTTTCATGGCCAATCTGTACAAGAAGGTGCACCGCTGCCTCGCTGGCCACACCCTGCAGGACGAAAGACTGAGCCTGGTGCCGCCGGGCCTTACTAGTACGCAGGTGGGCGTGGCACTTGCCCTGGCCTGGCAGGGGCGAGAGTATCCACTGCTGCTGGTCGGCGTGGACCTGGTGCCGGTGCTGGAGGTGCCGTGGCTGGAACAAATCCCCAGACCCTTCCTCACTCCcggggacaccaccaccatgcagctCAGTAATGCCGCGGATGGCTCATGGCGCTGCAGCTTTGCCTTGACGGAGGCAAAGGTGCTAGGGACGCTGAGCCCGGCGGAGCGCCATTTGCAGCTGATGGGAAAGCTACTTCTTTCCCGCCTCAAGGCTGAGCGCTGGATGCCACGACACAAGAAGAGCTTCTGCACCTGGTTTGCTACACGGGAGTGGAACATCCCGGTGCCGAGCGGGTTCTGCTTCAAGAACGCATTCCTGCGGTGGCTGGAGTATAGGAGGCGTGGGGAGAGGCACCATGCCAAGCAGTTGGcggcggggcgggagggggaCCCCGCCAGATGGCTGGTACAGGTGTTCAGACTGATGTGTGCAGACCCAGAGGAATCCCGAGAGCGCCTGACAACTCAAAACAGCTCCGCCTACTTTGGAGGGGACTGTGAGGGGCGAAAACCTGGGGACGGGGCGCCCGTCATCGTGCAGTGTCTGGAGGAGGACCTGGAAAAGTTGTGGCCTGGCTCGTCTGGGCCACCACGGCCTGAGCCTAGACAGCCAGGCGGCGGTGAACATACTGGTGGCGCTGCGTCTTTGGATGCAGAAGATGCAACTCCACGGTGA
- the LOC135098972 gene encoding serine/threonine-protein phosphatase 6 regulatory ankyrin repeat subunit B-like isoform X1, with amino-acid sequence MLQRGASSSAWRPSRLSPLPPPHTSRQSPRCTPPVTVATWRYWSSWRVLAGPLTARDSDGDTPLHHAAAGGSVTCQEWLEQRGGDPRVQNKAGHTPRDKELVTAVGEGDEARVRSSLARGARSEITVLSGTGMSGSLVSVAAINDHHHLLRCLQQAGLSIEGGGTTDRTPLMEAAWKGHTQTVKALLNLGANPQATDSEEWTALHHAAAWGQQQCVAALTPVTRPTPAHLETYTPVHAASYHGHVEVLEQLAGAGWPLTARESDGNTPLHRAVWGGSVTCLRWLVERGGDPRVQNNNGHTPLDMAVQFNRHEVETWLVKNGGAVVRNEDQRVQEVRIWRRMHENNHNTVLSYMMEGNEAAMSLIPETYDGHLLNQEGLTPLHAVALRGASSRVVQALLRRGVSPHVITPENMTPADLARQEGHHLVIKGLQCHRCEKSAAPPQRLYQELLSAICLGDDVQAVSSLLCKGAPIEPLGGRSALRLAITTDRARTVSLLLASGASLSATLLQEAWQSPNVTHMVLASLTSAYCCRLRVEQRRLVEVSRALVEGISNLLEDIEGSTPWLAAWRSGEDTDHATLSDLLAKAAAANCPVTAAFLQSAGAWPFFSQASGGSALHAALDAGHQTMAEALIRDLGGCPYVPDTHGRLPVHMMSDEERQRLEQRLFEEEQEKLKDLELLQKADREKAAARTALDVQKVLFDSHKNGEDKNVSAGDGRAALLLAAHKGLLQLTHLLLREGRRPVDEVVDDTCGTTALHQAASHGQDGCVALLLSAGANTQQRDSYGQTPRLLAAMFGHTSTADLLAQQDVQDVPCRAGTTAKQVTRGFEAYLQLYEKYAHDPLTPFDRHNPDGVTRKLMKCIRVGKLQQEAQRVAVDLSEGEALQIHEAVMAELKVIMDNVSAADPTYRGDLRLAGSSRDGSKLYAPDEFDVNIVIHGDDVGVNVSERRKEEALLKGRLQISVKIDNPNLKGNSFMANLYKKVHRCLAGHTLQDERLSLVPPGLTSTQVGVALALAWQGREYPLLLVGVDLVPVLEVPWLEQIPRPFLTPGDTTTMQLSNAADGSWRCSFALTEAKVLGTLSPAERHLQLMGKLLLSRLKAERWMPRHKKSFCTWFATREWNIPVPSGFCFKNAFLRWLEYRRRGERHHAKQLAAGREGDPARWLVQVFRLMCADPEESRERLTTQNSSAYFGGDCEGRKPGDGAPVIVQCLEEDLEKLWPGSSGPPRPEPRQPGGGEHTGGAASLDAEDATPR; translated from the exons ATGCTGCAGCGCGGGGCCAGCAGCAGTGCGTGGCGGCCCTCACGCCTgtcacccctcccacccccgcACACCTCGAGGCAGTCACCCCGGTGCACGCCGCCAGTCACCgtggccacgtggaggtactggagcagctggcgGGTGCTGGCTGGCCCCCTCACCGCTAGGGACAGTGATGGCGACACACCCCTGCACCATGCTGCGGCGGGCGGCAGTGTGACATGTCAGGAATGGCTGGAGCAGCGAGGTGGTGACCCGCGCGTGCAAAACAAGGCAGGACACACACCCAGGGACAAG gaactaGTCACTGCTGTGGGTGAAGGAGACGAGGCAAGGGTGAGGTCGTCCCTCGCCAGGGGTGCCCGTTCAGAAATCACCGTCCTCTCTGGTACTGGGATGTCGGGGAGTCTGGTAAGTGTGGCTGCCAtcaatgaccaccaccacctgctgcgTTGCTTACAGCAGGCGGGGTTGAGCATAGAGGGTGGAGGCACCACCGACAGGACACCGCTGATGGAGGCTGCCTGGAAGGGCCACACCCAGACAGTGAAGGCACTGCTGAACCTCGGTGCGAACCCTCAGGCGACGGATAGTGaag aatgGACAGCCCTCCATCATGCTGCAGCGTGGGGCCAGCAGCAGTGCGTGGCGGCCCTCACGCCTGTCACCCGTCCCACCCCCGCACACCTCGAGACATATACCCCGGTGCACGCCGCCAGTTACCatggccacgtggaggtactggagcagctggcgggtgctggctggcccctcaccgcTAGGGAAAGTGATGGCAACACACCCCTGCACCGTGCTGTGTGGGGCGGTAGCGTGACATGTCTGCGATGGCTGGTAGAGCGAGGTGGTGACCCGCGCGTGCAAAATAATAATGGACACACCCCGCTGGACATGGCCGTGCAGTTTAACCGCCACGAGGTGGAGACTTGGCTGGTCAAAAATGGTGGCGCTGTTGTGAGGAACGAGGATCAGCGTGTGCAGGAAGTG AGAATATGGCGGCGCATGCATGAAAACAACCACAACACAGTCCTGTCCTATATGATGGAGGGCAACGAGGCAGCCATGTCCCTCATCCCCGAGACTTATGACGGTCACCTGCTGAACCAGGAAGGCCTGACACCCCTCCACGCCGTGGCGCTGCGCGGGGCTTCCAGTCGTGTAGTGCAGGCTTTGCTGAGACGCGGCGTGAGCCCTCATGTGATCACCCCTGAGAACATGACCCCCGCTGACCTGGCACGGCAAGAAGGCCATCACCTAGTGATTAAGGGACTACAGTGCCACCGGTGTGaaaag AGCGCCGCACCCCCACAGCGCTTGTACCAGGAACTGCTCTCAGCAATCTGTCTCGGGGACGACGTGCAGGCGGTGTCCAGTCTCCTGTGTAAAGGCGCCCCCATAGAGCCCCTGGGTGGCCGCTCCGCCCTCAGACTGGCTATCACCACCGACCGTGCACGCACCGTCAGCCTGCTGCTGGCGAGCGGCGCCTCCCTGTCCGCCACACTGCTGCAGGAGGCTTGGCAGAGCCCCAATGTGACCCACATGGTGCTGGCCTCCCTCACCAGC GCCTACTGCTGCCGGCTGCGTGTGGAGCAGCGTCGTCTGGTAGAGGTCAGCCGCGCTCTTGTCGAGGGCATTAGCAATCTGCTGGAAGACATCGAGGGAAGTACTCCGTGGCTGGCTGCCTGGCGATCGGGCGAGGACACTGACCACGCAACTCTGAGCGACCTCCTGGCAAAGGCTGCGGCTGCCAACTGCCCCGTGACTGCCGCCTTCCTGCAGAGTGCAGGGGCGTGGCCTTTCTTTAGCCAAGCCTCGGGTGGCAGCGCCCTGCACGCAGCGCTGGACGCCGGCCACCAGACCATGGCCGAGGCGCTGATCAGGGACCTCGGGGGCTGCCCTTACGTGCCGGACACACACGGTCGCCTTCCAGTGCACATGATGAGTGACGAGGAGCGACAGAGGCTGGAGCAG AGGCTCTtcgaggaggagcaagagaagctGAAGGATCTGGAGCTTCTGCAGAAAGCAGATCGCGAGAAGGCGGCGGCACGGACAGCGCTGGACGTACAGAAGGTTCTTTTTGATAGCCACAAGAATGGAGAGGACAAGAATGTTTCTGCAGGTGATGGCCGCGCCGCCCTGCTGCTGGCCGCTCACAAAGGCCTTCTGCAGCTGACTCATCTGCTGCTGCGGGAGGGTCGCCGCCCCGTGGACGAGGTGGTGGACGACACCTGCGGCACCACCGCCCTCCACCAGGCGGCCTCGCACGGCCAGGACGGTTGCGTGGCGCTGCTGCTGAGCGCAGGCGCCAACACACAGCAGCGCGACAGCTACGGCCAGACCCCCCGACTCCTTGCTGCCATGTTTGGCCACACAAGCACTGCTGACTTGCTGGCCCAACAAGATGTGCAGGACGTTCCTTGCCGCGCGGGCACCACCGCCAAGCAAGTGACGCGAGGATTTGAAGCATACTTGCAGCTTTATGAGAAGTATGCCCATGATCCTCTGACTCCATTTGACCGCCACAACCCCGACGGCGTCACAAGGAAGCTTATGAAATGCATACGTGTAGGAAAACTGCAACAGGAGGCTCAGCGGGTGGCTGTTGACTTATCAGAAGGTGAGGCCCTTCAAATACACGAGGCGGTGATGGCGGAACTGAAAGTCATCATGGATAATGTGTCAGCCGCGGACCCCACCTACCGCGGCGACCTGAGGCTGGCGGGCAGCTCTCGGGACGGCTCCAAGTTGTACGCCCCAGATGAGTTTGACGTAAATATCGTGATTCACGGTGATGACGTAGGAGTAAATGttagtgagagaaggaaggaggaagcccTGCTGAAGGGCAGGTTACAGATCTCTGTGAAGATTGACAACCCCAACCTTAAGGGGAATAGTTTCATGGCCAATCTGTACAAGAAGGTGCACCGCTGCCTCGCTGGCCACACCCTGCAGGACGAAAGACTGAGCCTGGTGCCGCCGGGCCTTACTAGTACGCAGGTGGGCGTGGCACTTGCCCTGGCCTGGCAGGGGCGAGAGTATCCACTGCTGCTGGTCGGCGTGGACCTGGTGCCGGTGCTGGAGGTGCCGTGGCTGGAACAAATCCCCAGACCCTTCCTCACTCCcggggacaccaccaccatgcagctCAGTAATGCCGCGGATGGCTCATGGCGCTGCAGCTTTGCCTTGACGGAGGCAAAGGTGCTAGGGACGCTGAGCCCGGCGGAGCGCCATTTGCAGCTGATGGGAAAGCTACTTCTTTCCCGCCTCAAGGCTGAGCGCTGGATGCCACGACACAAGAAGAGCTTCTGCACCTGGTTTGCTACACGGGAGTGGAACATCCCGGTGCCGAGCGGGTTCTGCTTCAAGAACGCATTCCTGCGGTGGCTGGAGTATAGGAGGCGTGGGGAGAGGCACCATGCCAAGCAGTTGGcggcggggcgggagggggaCCCCGCCAGATGGCTGGTACAGGTGTTCAGACTGATGTGTGCAGACCCAGAGGAATCCCGAGAGCGCCTGACAACTCAAAACAGCTCCGCCTACTTTGGAGGGGACTGTGAGGGGCGAAAACCTGGGGACGGGGCGCCCGTCATCGTGCAGTGTCTGGAGGAGGACCTGGAAAAGTTGTGGCCTGGCTCGTCTGGGCCACCACGGCCTGAGCCTAGACAGCCAGGCGGCGGTGAACATACTGGTGGCGCTGCGTCTTTGGATGCAGAAGATGCAACTCCACGGTGA
- the LOC135098972 gene encoding serine/threonine-protein phosphatase 6 regulatory ankyrin repeat subunit B-like isoform X3, which yields MSGSLVSVAAINDHHHLLRCLQQAGLSIEGGGTTDRTPLMEAAWKGHTQTVKALLNLGANPQATDSEEWTALHHAAAWGQQQCVAALTPVTRPTPAHLETYTPVHAASYHGHVEVLEQLAGAGWPLTARESDGNTPLHRAVWGGSVTCLRWLVERGGDPRVQNNNGHTPLDMAVQFNRHEVETWLVKNGGAVVRNEDQRVQEVRIWRRMHENNHNTVLSYMMEGNEAAMSLIPETYDGHLLNQEGLTPLHAVALRGASSRVVQALLRRGVSPHVITPENMTPADLARQEGHHLVIKGLQCHRCEKSAAPPQRLYQELLSAICLGDDVQAVSSLLCKGAPIEPLGGRSALRLAITTDRARTVSLLLASGASLSATLLQEAWQSPNVTHMVLASLTSAYCCRLRVEQRRLVEVSRALVEGISNLLEDIEGSTPWLAAWRSGEDTDHATLSDLLAKAAAANCPVTAAFLQSAGAWPFFSQASGGSALHAALDAGHQTMAEALIRDLGGCPYVPDTHGRLPVHMMSDEERQRLEQRLFEEEQEKLKDLELLQKADREKAAARTALDVQKVLFDSHKNGEDKNVSAGDGRAALLLAAHKGLLQLTHLLLREGRRPVDEVVDDTCGTTALHQAASHGQDGCVALLLSAGANTQQRDSYGQTPRLLAAMFGHTSTADLLAQQDVQDVPCRAGTTAKQVTRGFEAYLQLYEKYAHDPLTPFDRHNPDGVTRKLMKCIRVGKLQQEAQRVAVDLSEGEALQIHEAVMAELKVIMDNVSAADPTYRGDLRLAGSSRDGSKLYAPDEFDVNIVIHGDDVGVNVSERRKEEALLKGRLQISVKIDNPNLKGNSFMANLYKKVHRCLAGHTLQDERLSLVPPGLTSTQVGVALALAWQGREYPLLLVGVDLVPVLEVPWLEQIPRPFLTPGDTTTMQLSNAADGSWRCSFALTEAKVLGTLSPAERHLQLMGKLLLSRLKAERWMPRHKKSFCTWFATREWNIPVPSGFCFKNAFLRWLEYRRRGERHHAKQLAAGREGDPARWLVQVFRLMCADPEESRERLTTQNSSAYFGGDCEGRKPGDGAPVIVQCLEEDLEKLWPGSSGPPRPEPRQPGGGEHTGGAASLDAEDATPR from the exons ATGTCGGGGAGTCTGGTAAGTGTGGCTGCCAtcaatgaccaccaccacctgctgcgTTGCTTACAGCAGGCGGGGTTGAGCATAGAGGGTGGAGGCACCACCGACAGGACACCGCTGATGGAGGCTGCCTGGAAGGGCCACACCCAGACAGTGAAGGCACTGCTGAACCTCGGTGCGAACCCTCAGGCGACGGATAGTGaag aatgGACAGCCCTCCATCATGCTGCAGCGTGGGGCCAGCAGCAGTGCGTGGCGGCCCTCACGCCTGTCACCCGTCCCACCCCCGCACACCTCGAGACATATACCCCGGTGCACGCCGCCAGTTACCatggccacgtggaggtactggagcagctggcgggtgctggctggcccctcaccgcTAGGGAAAGTGATGGCAACACACCCCTGCACCGTGCTGTGTGGGGCGGTAGCGTGACATGTCTGCGATGGCTGGTAGAGCGAGGTGGTGACCCGCGCGTGCAAAATAATAATGGACACACCCCGCTGGACATGGCCGTGCAGTTTAACCGCCACGAGGTGGAGACTTGGCTGGTCAAAAATGGTGGCGCTGTTGTGAGGAACGAGGATCAGCGTGTGCAGGAAGTG AGAATATGGCGGCGCATGCATGAAAACAACCACAACACAGTCCTGTCCTATATGATGGAGGGCAACGAGGCAGCCATGTCCCTCATCCCCGAGACTTATGACGGTCACCTGCTGAACCAGGAAGGCCTGACACCCCTCCACGCCGTGGCGCTGCGCGGGGCTTCCAGTCGTGTAGTGCAGGCTTTGCTGAGACGCGGCGTGAGCCCTCATGTGATCACCCCTGAGAACATGACCCCCGCTGACCTGGCACGGCAAGAAGGCCATCACCTAGTGATTAAGGGACTACAGTGCCACCGGTGTGaaaag AGCGCCGCACCCCCACAGCGCTTGTACCAGGAACTGCTCTCAGCAATCTGTCTCGGGGACGACGTGCAGGCGGTGTCCAGTCTCCTGTGTAAAGGCGCCCCCATAGAGCCCCTGGGTGGCCGCTCCGCCCTCAGACTGGCTATCACCACCGACCGTGCACGCACCGTCAGCCTGCTGCTGGCGAGCGGCGCCTCCCTGTCCGCCACACTGCTGCAGGAGGCTTGGCAGAGCCCCAATGTGACCCACATGGTGCTGGCCTCCCTCACCAGC GCCTACTGCTGCCGGCTGCGTGTGGAGCAGCGTCGTCTGGTAGAGGTCAGCCGCGCTCTTGTCGAGGGCATTAGCAATCTGCTGGAAGACATCGAGGGAAGTACTCCGTGGCTGGCTGCCTGGCGATCGGGCGAGGACACTGACCACGCAACTCTGAGCGACCTCCTGGCAAAGGCTGCGGCTGCCAACTGCCCCGTGACTGCCGCCTTCCTGCAGAGTGCAGGGGCGTGGCCTTTCTTTAGCCAAGCCTCGGGTGGCAGCGCCCTGCACGCAGCGCTGGACGCCGGCCACCAGACCATGGCCGAGGCGCTGATCAGGGACCTCGGGGGCTGCCCTTACGTGCCGGACACACACGGTCGCCTTCCAGTGCACATGATGAGTGACGAGGAGCGACAGAGGCTGGAGCAG AGGCTCTtcgaggaggagcaagagaagctGAAGGATCTGGAGCTTCTGCAGAAAGCAGATCGCGAGAAGGCGGCGGCACGGACAGCGCTGGACGTACAGAAGGTTCTTTTTGATAGCCACAAGAATGGAGAGGACAAGAATGTTTCTGCAGGTGATGGCCGCGCCGCCCTGCTGCTGGCCGCTCACAAAGGCCTTCTGCAGCTGACTCATCTGCTGCTGCGGGAGGGTCGCCGCCCCGTGGACGAGGTGGTGGACGACACCTGCGGCACCACCGCCCTCCACCAGGCGGCCTCGCACGGCCAGGACGGTTGCGTGGCGCTGCTGCTGAGCGCAGGCGCCAACACACAGCAGCGCGACAGCTACGGCCAGACCCCCCGACTCCTTGCTGCCATGTTTGGCCACACAAGCACTGCTGACTTGCTGGCCCAACAAGATGTGCAGGACGTTCCTTGCCGCGCGGGCACCACCGCCAAGCAAGTGACGCGAGGATTTGAAGCATACTTGCAGCTTTATGAGAAGTATGCCCATGATCCTCTGACTCCATTTGACCGCCACAACCCCGACGGCGTCACAAGGAAGCTTATGAAATGCATACGTGTAGGAAAACTGCAACAGGAGGCTCAGCGGGTGGCTGTTGACTTATCAGAAGGTGAGGCCCTTCAAATACACGAGGCGGTGATGGCGGAACTGAAAGTCATCATGGATAATGTGTCAGCCGCGGACCCCACCTACCGCGGCGACCTGAGGCTGGCGGGCAGCTCTCGGGACGGCTCCAAGTTGTACGCCCCAGATGAGTTTGACGTAAATATCGTGATTCACGGTGATGACGTAGGAGTAAATGttagtgagagaaggaaggaggaagcccTGCTGAAGGGCAGGTTACAGATCTCTGTGAAGATTGACAACCCCAACCTTAAGGGGAATAGTTTCATGGCCAATCTGTACAAGAAGGTGCACCGCTGCCTCGCTGGCCACACCCTGCAGGACGAAAGACTGAGCCTGGTGCCGCCGGGCCTTACTAGTACGCAGGTGGGCGTGGCACTTGCCCTGGCCTGGCAGGGGCGAGAGTATCCACTGCTGCTGGTCGGCGTGGACCTGGTGCCGGTGCTGGAGGTGCCGTGGCTGGAACAAATCCCCAGACCCTTCCTCACTCCcggggacaccaccaccatgcagctCAGTAATGCCGCGGATGGCTCATGGCGCTGCAGCTTTGCCTTGACGGAGGCAAAGGTGCTAGGGACGCTGAGCCCGGCGGAGCGCCATTTGCAGCTGATGGGAAAGCTACTTCTTTCCCGCCTCAAGGCTGAGCGCTGGATGCCACGACACAAGAAGAGCTTCTGCACCTGGTTTGCTACACGGGAGTGGAACATCCCGGTGCCGAGCGGGTTCTGCTTCAAGAACGCATTCCTGCGGTGGCTGGAGTATAGGAGGCGTGGGGAGAGGCACCATGCCAAGCAGTTGGcggcggggcgggagggggaCCCCGCCAGATGGCTGGTACAGGTGTTCAGACTGATGTGTGCAGACCCAGAGGAATCCCGAGAGCGCCTGACAACTCAAAACAGCTCCGCCTACTTTGGAGGGGACTGTGAGGGGCGAAAACCTGGGGACGGGGCGCCCGTCATCGTGCAGTGTCTGGAGGAGGACCTGGAAAAGTTGTGGCCTGGCTCGTCTGGGCCACCACGGCCTGAGCCTAGACAGCCAGGCGGCGGTGAACATACTGGTGGCGCTGCGTCTTTGGATGCAGAAGATGCAACTCCACGGTGA